Within Pseudomonas tructae, the genomic segment GTACTCCACGGAACCTTTACCTTTACCCATCCGCACTTCGAGAGGCTTCTTGGAGATCGGCTTGTCCGGGAACACACGGATCCAGATTTTACCGCCACGTTTTACGTGACGGGTCAGAGCACGACGTGCCGACTCAATCTGGCGGGCGGTGAGACGACCGCGAGCAACAGCTTTCAGAGCAAATTCGCCGAAGCTGACTTTGCTACCGCGC encodes:
- the rplP gene encoding 50S ribosomal protein L16; translated protein: MLQPKRTKFRKQMTGHNRGLALRGSKVSFGEFALKAVARGRLTARQIESARRALTRHVKRGGKIWIRVFPDKPISKKPLEVRMGKGKGSVEYWVAQIQPGKVLYEIEGVSEELAREAFALAAAKLPLATSFVKRTVM